One window from the genome of Ailuropoda melanoleuca isolate Jingjing chromosome 5, ASM200744v2, whole genome shotgun sequence encodes:
- the LOC109491109 gene encoding LOW QUALITY PROTEIN: olfactory receptor 2W1 (The sequence of the model RefSeq protein was modified relative to this genomic sequence to represent the inferred CDS: inserted 2 bases in 1 codon), with translation MDTNNGSSTTDFILLGFSDRPQLERIISGLVFIFYIVTLVGNTTIILVSYLDTQLHTPMYFFLSNLSFLDLCYATSIIPQMLVNLWGPTKSITYEGCVLQFFFALDLGATECLLLAVMAYDRYAAVCQPLHYTVIMHPQLCQKMVLTAWLGGLGSALILCSLTLKLSRCGHREVDNFFXEMPALIKMACVYSKVMEIIVFALGVVFLLAPLSLILISYAVITQAVVRIKSEARWRKVLNTCGSHLTVVTLFYGTAIYMYMKPQSSTSQNEGKFLSLFYTIITPTLNPLIYTLRNKDVKSAVKRTLHVEKWSAKS, from the exons ATGGACACAAACAATGGAAGTTCCACTACGGATTTCATCCTGCTGGGGTTTTCTGATCGACCCCAATTGGAACGCATCATCTCTGGGCTTGTCTTCATCTTCTATATTGTGACTCTGGTAGGAAACACAACCATCATTCTTGTATCTTACCTAGACACCCAGCTCCATACTCCCATGTATTTCTTCTTATCCAATTTGTCTTTTTTGGATCTCTGCTATGCAACTAGCATTATCCCCCAGATGCTGGTAAATCTATGGGGTCCAACAAAGTCTATTACCTATGAAGGGTGTGTGCTCCAATTCTTCTTTGCCCTTGACCTGGGAGCCACTGAATGTCTTCTCTTggctgtgatggcctatgaccgctatgctGCTGTCTGTCAACCTCTTCACTACACAGTGATAATGCACCCTCAGCTTTGCCAGAAGATGGTGCTCACCGCCTGGTTAGGTGGCCTTGGCAGTGCCTTAATTCTTTGCTCCCTGACTTTGAAATTATCAAGATGTGGGCACCGAGAGGTGGATAATTTTTT TGAGATGCCAGCATTGATCAAGATGGCTTGTGTCTACTCAAAAGTAATGGAGATCATTGTCTTTGCTCTTGGAGTGGTATTTCTTCTAGCACCTCTATCACTAATTCTCATCTCATATGCAGTTATCACTCAGGCTGTCGTGAGGATCAAATCAGAAGCAAGGTGGCGTAAGGTCCTTAATACATGTGGCTCCCACCTCACAGTAGTAACTCTGTTTTATGGAACAGCCATTTACATGTACATGAAGCCACAGAGTAGCACATCCCAAAATGAGGGgaagttcctttctctcttttacacGATCATCACACCCACCCTCAACCCTCTGATCTacactttaagaaacaaagatgtGAAGAGTGCAGTAAAGAGAACACTACATGTAGAAAAATGGTCAGCCAAGTCATGA